The Streptomyces sp. NBC_01463 DNA window CCGGACGCAGTCGACGAAGTCGGCTTCGTCGACCTCGCCTCGCTCGGCCTGTTCCAACAGCGCCGGTGAGACGTCGAGCGACATGGGTTCTCCTCTCGCGACCCCGACGGACAGCCGGGGCCTTACGGGCAGGGAAGGAGGACGGCGACGCAGCGTGCACACACGGCGACCTCCTGCATCCACGTTAAGGGCGCAGTCCGGGCCGCACCAGGAGAATGGGAACACAACCGGCCAATAACGAAGGGGTTCAAAGAGGGGCAAGCCAGAAAGCGACACTCAGGGGCGGGGATGGAGTGACGGGTGGGTGAATCGCGTCGAGCACCCGTCGTCGAGTAGCGTTGCCGACCATGCGTCTCGTCATCGCCCGCTGCTCCGTGGACTACGCGGGCCGGCTCACGGCCCACCTGCCCTCCGCTCCCCGTCTGATCCTGGTGAAGGCGGACGGGAGCGTGTCGATTCACGCCGACGACAGGGCGTACAAACCGCTCAACTGGATGTCGCCGCCCTGCACCCTGAAGGAGGGCACCGGTGACACCGAAGGTGTCTGGACCGTGGTGAACAAGGCGGGCGAAAAACTGATCATCACCATGGAGGAAATCCTCCATGACTCGTCCCACGAGCTGGGTGTCGACCCGGGCCTGATCAAGGACGGCGTGGAGGCGCACCTCCAGGAACTGCTCGCCGACCGGATCGAGACACTGGGCGAGGGCTACACCCTCATCCGCCGCGAGTACTTCACCGCGATCGGCCCCGTCGACATCCTGTGCCGTGACGCCGACGGACAGACCGTGGCCGTCGAGCTCAAGAGGCGCGGCGACATCGACGGTGTGGAGCAGCTGACCCGCTATCTGGAACTGCTCAACCGCGACCCCCATCTCGCCCCCGTGAAGGGCATCTTCGCCGCCCAGGAGATCAAGCCGCAGGCCCGCGTGCTGGCGACGGACCGGGGCATCGGCTGTGTGGTCCTCGACTACGACGCGATGCGCGGCATCGAGGACGACAAACTCCGACTGTTCTGACCCACTCGGTTCACGCTGGACGGCCGGCTCGTCGAGGCCGTCCGGACGTCTCTTCAAGTCCTGGGAGTCTTCAAGGCCGGGGACGGACGTCTCTTCAAGTCCTGCGCCTCTTCAAGGCCGGACGGACGTCTCCTCAAGCCCGTCCGGCGTTTGAGGACGGAACCCTCTCCCCGGAGACCGGGCCCCGCCGGACGGGCACGCACGCACATCAAGCCCGTCCGGCGATTGAGGACGAGGCGCCCACCGGGGGCGCCCCCGCTCAGGTCAGCGACGGACTCGCGCTCGCCCCGGAGGGCCCGCTCGCCGAGTCCGACGAGTCGGGCTCGGCCGGATCCGTCGTCTCCGGATCCGTGGGCGACGGCGTATCACTCGGATCCGGCGGCGTCGTCGACGGGCTGGGCGGCGGTGATTCCGACTTCGTCGGCGTCGGCTTCGTCGTTGTACGCGTGGGCGACGGCTTACCGGAGGACGAGCCCCCCGGCGACGACGGAGAGGACTCCGAAGCCGTCGTGCCCGGGGACGACGCCCCGCTTCCGCCCGCCGGCGCGGACTCGCTGCCCGAGGGGCCGGGGGCGGACGGGGACGCCGAGCCCGACGGCTTGGCGGACGGCGTCGCGTCGTCCGCCGGCTCCTCGGCCGGCAGCTCCTCCTCGGTGTCACCGCCGTCGGTGACCGACTGCTCGGTGGAGGCGCCGGGATCACCCTGCGGGTCACTGTTCGAGGTGAGCCCGAGCGTCACCACGGTGCCGAGCACACCGGCCAGCAGCACCCCCGCACCGGCCGCGACCAGATTGCGCCGGGCCCCGCCCAGGACCGAGAAGCGGCCGCCCGCAGTGTCGGCGGCGAGCGGCGCGGTCTGCCGGGACACGACGGCGGGCTCGTCCGGGAACGTCCGCGGCATCGAGACGGGGATGACGGTCGGCAGTCCGCGCGGCGGCGACAGCTCGAACGGGTTCGCCGGTATCAGGTCGGCCGCCGGAGCACCGCCCGCCGGTCCGCCGGAGCGGTCGTCGACCAGGGCGAGTGCCCGCCGCCCGGCGACCGCGCCGGACTTGTCGGCGAGCGCGCCGCGCATGCTGATGGAGGTCTCCAGCTCGGCCCTGGCCCGGTCGAGATTGCCGGTACAGAGGGCGAGGACGCCCAACTCGTGGTGGAAGTAAGCCTCTTCGGCGACCTCGCCGGCGATCCGGCCGGCCTCCTGGCCGATCCGCAGGGACCGCTCCCAGGCGCTCCAGTGCAGCCCGGCCGCGAAGGCGGGCGAGGCGCTGCGGGCCAGCAGGACGGCGACGCTGGTCTGTCCGGCCCCGTCCCCCGGCACCAGCTGGGCCATCGCCGCGACGATCGCGTCGGACTCCGCCACCACCCGCGCGGGGGTGACCGACGGGTGTCCGGACCACCAGGCGTAGTGCTGGGCGACCGTGCGGGCCCGGTCCGTGGCGTCCTCGCCGTATCCGGCGGCCTCCAGCTGGGCGAGCACCCCGGCGGCCAGCCGGTAGCGGGAGCCGGCCGGGGACAGCAGCCCGCAGCCGGCCAGTTCGCCGAGCGCGGCGTCGGCGTGGGTGTCCCCCACGAGCGCCGGCAGATGCGCCTGGTGCGGCACCTCGCCGGCGAGCCCGACAGCGAAGCGCAGGGTGTCGCGGGCGGCGCCGCTCAGCCGCGATGCGAGCAGGGCGGCGGGCGCGGCGCCCTCGCCGAGGCTGGGCAGCGGGACGTCGGTGGCCTCCGCGTCGGCGGGGCCCTCCACCGCCGGCGGCTCGTCGGCGGGCCGGTTCTCCAGATAGCCGTACTCGTCGTACGCGGTCGGGTCGGTGCGCAGCATGTCGCGCTGGCGCAGCAGCGAGCCCGCCTGGACGAAGCGCAGCGGCAGCCCCTCGGACTCGAACCAGAGGTCTCCGGCCCAGTTGGCCTCCTCCTCGGTGAGCTTCCGCTCGACCACCCGCTCCAGCAGGTCGATCGAGGCGGCCCGGTCCAGTCCGGCGAGGAGGACCTCTTCGAGGTGGGAGTCCGGGCCGGGGGCGGCGACGTCGGGCGTCGTGGCGAGCAGGAAGGCGCATTCGGGCGTCGCGTCGAGGAGCTCGTCCAGGGCGGCACCGCCGAACTCCAGGTCGTCGAGGACGACGACGGCACCGGTGGACCGCAGCTTCTCCAGCAGCAGCTCCCGGTCCGGGCGGTGCAGCGGTGCGTCGTGGACGGCCTCGAAGAGTCCGTACAGGAGATCGGTGACGTTCCGCTTGTGGCCGTTGAGCCGGACGACTCCGTCGGGGGCGAGTTCCGCACAGTCCGCGGCGACGGCGTTCAGCAGCGCGCTTCGGCCGGAACCGGCCGGTCCGGTGAGCCGTACGGAGCGGCCGCGGGCCAGCAGGCGCACGAGCTGCTCGCGTATCTCCTCGCGCTGCAGCAGGGGGAGCCGGAGGACGGGCGGGCCGGGCGGCACGGGGGGTGCGGTGGCCCGCTCCCGGTCGGCCCGCTCGGCGGGGGTGCGCCGGACCGGTGCGGCGGGCTGCTCCCCGGGCGGGCAGGGTTCGACCTCGCTGCCGTCGACCGGGTTGACGGTGAGCAGGAGGTCGCCGGATATCAGCGGGACGATGCGCACCTGTTGCGGTGTTTGCTGACCGAAATCAGGAGTCAGCGGATCCCGGGAAGGACGGCGCCGGCCGGCTTCCTCGGCGAAGCCGTTGCTGTCGTGGCCGTACTCTTCCGGCCCCCGGTGTGTCGGGTCCATCGCCAAAGCCCCCAAGACGCGTCGAGAACGGTTGCCCCTCCCGGCCTCACACGCCCAGCTGTCGCTTCCGGTCCGGTGTCCGCCAGGTGGGTCCGTCAATCGGCAGACGGCCGAACCCTAAACCTTCGCACAGTATCTACGAACATCCGGGGTGCCGCGCCGCCCCACAGATCACGGTCTCGTGAGGATTGTGCGGCTTCGGGCGGCGGCCCGGACGGACGCCCTTACGGGCACCCGCCGCCGGGCGTCCTCAGACGCGCGGCAGGGATTCGGCGGCGATTCCGCCCTCGATGGCCAGGATGCGGTGGAGTCGGGTGGCCACCAGCAGGCGTTGCATCTGCGGCGGTACGCCGCGCAGCACCAGCCGCCGTCCGGCGCGGCCGGCCCGGCGGTGTGCGCCCATGATGACGCCGAGTCCGGTGGCGTCCCACGAATCCAGCTCGGTCAGGTCGAGCACCAGATCGCCGACTCCGTCGTCGAGGGCCGAGTGCAGGACCGTACGGGCGTCCGCCGCGCTTCGGACATCGAGGCGGCCCCCGACGACCAGCTCGGCGTGGTCGCCCCTGATGTGCATATGCGCTCCCCTGGAATGCTCCGTGGCACGGTCGGTCTGTCTGAAACTGTCTCTTGCCCCAACTGACTGCGGCAACGACAGGGAAGTTGCCGTCTGTAAGCGAACCGATACCGAATTCACTCCGTGGAGTGACTGGGGCCCGCCGCGGATCCCCCTGTGGATCCACTGGTTCCGGAGGACGGCCCCCGGAGCCCCGGTCCTGACTGACGGCAGATCAGGCGACCGGGGACCGAAAACGATCAGTAGGTGTAGAAGCCCTGCCCGCTCTTGCGGCCGATGTCACCTGCATCGACCATCCGGCGCATCAGCTCCGGGGCGGCGAACTTCTCGTCCTGCGACTCGGTGTAGATGTTGCCGGTGGCGTGCAGCAGGATGTCGACGCCGGTCAGGTCCGCGGTGGCGAGGGGCCCCATGGCGTGGCCGAATCCGAGCTTGCAGGCGATGTCGATGTCCTCGGCCGACGCGACGCCCGACTCGTACAGCTTGGCGGCCTCGACGACGAGCGCCGAGATCAGCCGGGTGGTGACGAAGCCGGCCACGTCACGGTTGACGACGATGCAGGTCTTGCCGACCGACTCGGCGAACTCCCGCGCGGCGGCGAGGGTTTCGTCGCTGGTCTTGTAGCCGCGGACG harbors:
- the nucS gene encoding endonuclease NucS, which gives rise to MRLVIARCSVDYAGRLTAHLPSAPRLILVKADGSVSIHADDRAYKPLNWMSPPCTLKEGTGDTEGVWTVVNKAGEKLIITMEEILHDSSHELGVDPGLIKDGVEAHLQELLADRIETLGEGYTLIRREYFTAIGPVDILCRDADGQTVAVELKRRGDIDGVEQLTRYLELLNRDPHLAPVKGIFAAQEIKPQARVLATDRGIGCVVLDYDAMRGIEDDKLRLF
- a CDS encoding ATP-binding protein; protein product: MDPTHRGPEEYGHDSNGFAEEAGRRRPSRDPLTPDFGQQTPQQVRIVPLISGDLLLTVNPVDGSEVEPCPPGEQPAAPVRRTPAERADRERATAPPVPPGPPVLRLPLLQREEIREQLVRLLARGRSVRLTGPAGSGRSALLNAVAADCAELAPDGVVRLNGHKRNVTDLLYGLFEAVHDAPLHRPDRELLLEKLRSTGAVVVLDDLEFGGAALDELLDATPECAFLLATTPDVAAPGPDSHLEEVLLAGLDRAASIDLLERVVERKLTEEEANWAGDLWFESEGLPLRFVQAGSLLRQRDMLRTDPTAYDEYGYLENRPADEPPAVEGPADAEATDVPLPSLGEGAAPAALLASRLSGAARDTLRFAVGLAGEVPHQAHLPALVGDTHADAALGELAGCGLLSPAGSRYRLAAGVLAQLEAAGYGEDATDRARTVAQHYAWWSGHPSVTPARVVAESDAIVAAMAQLVPGDGAGQTSVAVLLARSASPAFAAGLHWSAWERSLRIGQEAGRIAGEVAEEAYFHHELGVLALCTGNLDRARAELETSISMRGALADKSGAVAGRRALALVDDRSGGPAGGAPAADLIPANPFELSPPRGLPTVIPVSMPRTFPDEPAVVSRQTAPLAADTAGGRFSVLGGARRNLVAAGAGVLLAGVLGTVVTLGLTSNSDPQGDPGASTEQSVTDGGDTEEELPAEEPADDATPSAKPSGSASPSAPGPSGSESAPAGGSGASSPGTTASESSPSSPGGSSSGKPSPTRTTTKPTPTKSESPPPSPSTTPPDPSDTPSPTDPETTDPAEPDSSDSASGPSGASASPSLT
- a CDS encoding STAS domain-containing protein produces the protein MHIRGDHAELVVGGRLDVRSAADARTVLHSALDDGVGDLVLDLTELDSWDATGLGVIMGAHRRAGRAGRRLVLRGVPPQMQRLLVATRLHRILAIEGGIAAESLPRV